Proteins from a genomic interval of Capsicum annuum cultivar UCD-10X-F1 chromosome 4, UCD10Xv1.1, whole genome shotgun sequence:
- the LOC107869875 gene encoding pollen allergen Sal k 5.0101 has product MTKSGEIILIASFICLFSLFGVIQAEGEASAPAPAPTQTQTQFRVEGRVFCDVCRVLFETRLSKPMSGAEVRLQCRNRTDESETFTVEGKTEDDGMYSLVAERDHENEICETILVKSSMDDCNEIPKEKFTKESARITITNKNGIVETTRHANPLFFVKKEVSPECAQVFKELELLPEQIDQN; this is encoded by the exons atgacaaaatcagGTGAAATTATTCTAATTGCtagttttatttgtttattttcccTCTTTGGGGTAATTCAGGCCGAGGGCGAAGCTTCAGCTCCAGCTCCAGCTCCAACTCAGACTCAAACTCAGTTCCGTGTAGAAGGAAGAGTATTTTGTGATGTTTGTCGCGTTCTATTTGAAACCAGGCTCAGCAAGCCCATGTCAG GTGCTGAGGTACGGTTGCAATGCAGGAACCGAACAGACGAGAGTGAAACCTTCACGGTTGAGGGCAAAACTGAGGACGATGGGATGTACAGCCTCGTCGCGGAACGTGACCACGAAAACGAGATTTGTGAGACTATACTTGTGAAGAGCTCCATGGATGATTGCAATGAGATCCCAAAAGAAAAGTTCACAAAAGAGTCTGCTAGAATCACCATTACTAACAAGAATGGTATCGTTGAGACCACTCGACACGCGAACCCTCTATTCTTCGTGAAGAAAGAAGTTTCTCCAGAATGCGCTCAAGTGTTTAAGGAACTCGAATTACTGCCCGAACAAATCGATCAAAATTGA